Proteins encoded in a region of the Scyliorhinus canicula chromosome 2, sScyCan1.1, whole genome shotgun sequence genome:
- the si:ch73-71c20.5 gene encoding DUF4748 domain-containing protein yields the protein MAARWRSWAWGRGFWGCHVSKPRVHAADSALPLHPHTAHSPKSIHCNHSNRPVLRSGENPGGPEYIPQRKAKNPMRMIGLAWLIGLPSGIIIFLLAKREVDKNRLKQLKVRQRMKNANEGEYQSDRYQ from the exons ATGGCAGCCAGATGGAGGAGTTGGGCCTGGGGGAGAG GGTTTTGGGGCTGCCACGTGTCCAAGCCCAGAGTACATGCCGCGGATTCAGCGCTGCCACTCCACCCTCACACGGCACACAGCCCCAAATCCATCCACTGTAACCACAGCAACAGACCAGTCTTGCGATCTGGCGAGAATCCGGGAGGACCAGAATACATTCCACAACGGAAGGCCAAGAATCCGATGCGAATGATTGGGCTGGCTTG GTTAATCGGTTTACCGTCTGGTATCATCATTTTCCTTCTTGCCAAACGAGAGGTGGACAAGAACCgcctgaagcagctgaaggtcagGCAGAGGATGAAGAACGCCAATGAGGGCGAATACCAGAGTGACCGCTACCAGTGA